From Halapricum desulfuricans, a single genomic window includes:
- a CDS encoding cob(I)yrinic acid a,c-diamide adenosyltransferase, giving the protein MKIYTGRGDDGLTDLRDMSQVSKASPRIEAYGTVDEVNALVGVVRPVHYDDLENCLREIQNQLHVLQADLATPEPSDDDPVVTGAHVDQVEAWIDEFDAELEPLEQFVLPSGSDPGSKLHHARAVCRRAERRTVDLAGSQSEVNEDAVVYLNRLSDLLFTLARVINKREGNREEHPTY; this is encoded by the coding sequence ATGAAGATATACACCGGACGCGGCGACGACGGACTCACGGACCTGCGCGACATGTCCCAGGTGTCGAAGGCAAGCCCTCGGATCGAAGCCTACGGTACTGTCGACGAGGTGAATGCTCTGGTCGGTGTGGTCAGGCCGGTCCACTACGACGATCTCGAGAACTGTTTGCGCGAAATCCAGAACCAGCTGCACGTGCTGCAGGCCGACCTCGCGACGCCGGAACCGTCCGACGACGACCCCGTCGTCACCGGGGCGCACGTCGACCAGGTCGAGGCGTGGATCGACGAGTTCGACGCGGAACTGGAGCCACTGGAGCAGTTCGTGCTGCCAAGCGGATCCGATCCCGGTTCGAAGCTGCATCACGCACGAGCGGTCTGTCGACGCGCGGAACGTCGGACAGTCGACCTCGCTGGGTCACAGTCCGAGGTCAACGAGGACGCAGTCGTCTATCTCAACCGGCTGTCTGACCTCCTGTTTACGCTCGCGCGTGTCATCAACAAGCGTGAGGGGAACCGCGAGGAGCATCCCACGTACTGA
- a CDS encoding transcriptional regulator, giving the protein MREASRTTRERIADRLRETPMEAGALANEFDIRTSVALDHVDHVAQSLESADEQLLVSPPTCQDCGFEEFDDLINRPSRCPECKSESISEPAFTIE; this is encoded by the coding sequence ATGCGCGAGGCGAGCCGGACGACACGAGAGCGGATCGCCGATCGATTGCGCGAGACGCCGATGGAGGCGGGTGCGCTGGCAAACGAGTTCGATATTCGAACGAGCGTCGCGCTCGATCACGTCGATCACGTCGCCCAGTCGCTGGAGTCGGCCGACGAGCAGTTGCTGGTTTCGCCACCGACCTGCCAGGACTGTGGCTTCGAGGAATTCGACGACCTGATCAACCGGCCGAGCAGGTGCCCCGAGTGCAAGAGCGAGTCGATCAGCGAACCGGCGTTCACGATCGAGTGA
- a CDS encoding diphthine--ammonia ligase yields the protein MSDGAWVSLFSGGKDSSWALYRALEAGHPIERLVTVHPDGDSYMYHVPATELAGLAAESIGVELVTIEPADFETEDVVDAGDQGDAELRPLEAELNALDERLDGGITGVTAGAVQSEYQTSRIQAMCDRLGAELFAPLWQEDPQALAESMLDAGFEIRIIKVAAYGLDESWLGRRLDSDALADLQALNEEYGVHILGEGGEFETIVTDGPHMDRRIELEYDTEWDGTRGSVRITDAWLE from the coding sequence ATGTCCGACGGAGCGTGGGTGAGCCTCTTCTCGGGCGGCAAAGACTCCTCGTGGGCCCTCTACCGGGCCCTGGAAGCCGGCCATCCGATCGAGCGACTGGTGACGGTCCATCCGGACGGCGATTCGTACATGTATCACGTCCCGGCGACGGAACTGGCCGGACTGGCCGCCGAGAGCATCGGTGTCGAGTTGGTAACCATCGAACCGGCTGATTTCGAGACCGAGGACGTCGTCGACGCCGGCGACCAGGGCGACGCCGAACTCCGACCCCTGGAGGCGGAACTGAACGCACTGGACGAGCGCCTCGATGGTGGCATCACCGGCGTCACCGCAGGTGCCGTCCAGAGCGAGTATCAAACCAGCCGGATCCAGGCGATGTGCGACCGACTTGGGGCCGAACTGTTCGCCCCGCTCTGGCAGGAAGACCCGCAAGCGCTGGCCGAATCGATGCTGGATGCGGGGTTCGAGATCCGGATCATCAAGGTCGCCGCATACGGGCTGGACGAATCGTGGCTCGGCCGTCGGCTTGACAGCGACGCATTGGCCGACCTCCAGGCTCTCAACGAGGAGTACGGTGTACACATCCTCGGCGAAGGCGGGGAGTTCGAGACGATCGTGACCGACGGCCCGCACATGGATCGGCGGATCGAACTCGAATACGATACCGAGTGGGACGGGACGCGCGGGTCCGTCCGGATCACGGACGCCTGGCTGGAGTGA
- a CDS encoding sugar phosphate nucleotidyltransferase: MHAVVLAGGYATRLWPVTKNRPKMFLPVGETTVIDRVLADLESDDRVEDVYVSTNERFADDFETHLRESDFEKPQLSVEETTAEDEKFGVVGALAQLVEREGLEDTDLLVVAGDNLISFGIDEFIDAFEDHGATTIAAYDVGSLEKATEYGVVELDDDRVVDFQEKPDDPTSTLVSIACYAFPAEDIRFEEYLAAGNNPDEPGWFVQWLVDNDEVWAYSFEEAWFDIGTPESYLEAVAWELDGESRVADSATIENAEIGANVHVGEGAQIADSTLERSVVFPETTIRDCELRDSIIDRDTHLENLDLSGALIGAHTTIANGE, from the coding sequence ATGCACGCTGTCGTACTCGCTGGTGGCTATGCGACGCGACTGTGGCCGGTGACGAAGAACCGACCGAAAATGTTTCTCCCGGTCGGTGAGACGACGGTCATCGATCGCGTTCTCGCGGACCTCGAATCCGACGACCGGGTCGAGGACGTCTACGTCTCGACGAACGAACGGTTCGCCGACGATTTCGAGACACACTTGCGCGAGTCCGACTTCGAGAAGCCACAGCTCTCGGTCGAGGAGACGACCGCCGAAGACGAAAAGTTCGGCGTCGTCGGCGCGCTCGCGCAACTGGTCGAGCGGGAAGGTCTCGAAGACACGGACCTCCTGGTCGTCGCCGGAGACAACCTCATCAGCTTCGGGATCGACGAGTTCATCGACGCCTTCGAGGACCACGGCGCGACGACGATCGCCGCCTACGACGTCGGGAGCCTCGAAAAGGCAACTGAATACGGGGTCGTCGAACTCGACGACGACCGCGTCGTCGACTTCCAGGAGAAGCCCGACGACCCGACGAGTACGCTTGTTTCGATCGCCTGCTACGCGTTCCCCGCCGAAGACATCCGCTTCGAGGAGTACCTCGCAGCGGGTAACAACCCGGACGAACCCGGCTGGTTCGTCCAGTGGCTCGTCGACAACGACGAGGTCTGGGCCTATTCCTTCGAGGAGGCCTGGTTCGACATCGGGACGCCGGAGAGCTACCTCGAGGCCGTCGCCTGGGAACTCGACGGCGAGAGCCGGGTCGCCGACAGCGCGACGATCGAGAACGCCGAGATCGGCGCGAACGTCCACGTCGGCGAGGGTGCCCAGATCGCCGATTCGACGCTTGAGCGCTCGGTCGTGTTCCCCGAGACGACGATCCGAGACTGTGAACTCCGCGATTCGATCATCGATCGGGACACGCACCTCGAAAATCTCGACCTCAGCGGTGCGCTCATCGGTGCTCACACCACGATCGCCAACGGCGAGTGA
- a CDS encoding saccharopine dehydrogenase family protein: MTSDRWLLYGAYGYTGELIAREAVDRGLDPILAGRNREKVDRLAADLDCESRVFSLADPGLEGHLDDVNLVLNCAGPFVDTHEPLVAACLDSDTHYLDVTGEIEVFESIRENDDRARRADLTLLPGVGFDVVPSDCLAAHLVERLPEAESLAIGYQPAGGFSPGTLKTAIAGLGEDALVRRDGGLEPATVGQTTREIDFGDGPVPAMTVPLGDVSTAYHTTGVPNIECYLAVPPGATRWLRYQRYLDPILALGPVQTLLAKLVDRLIEGPDAETRAETTATLWGEVSNGDATRVSRLRTPNVYRTTKLAALEVVERVLAGDAPAGHQTPASAFGPELILSIEGVERIDEWHR, translated from the coding sequence GTGACATCCGATCGCTGGCTCCTCTATGGAGCGTACGGGTACACCGGCGAACTGATCGCTCGCGAAGCCGTCGACCGGGGCCTCGATCCGATCCTCGCCGGGCGGAACCGGGAGAAGGTCGACAGGCTTGCCGCCGATCTCGATTGCGAGTCGCGGGTGTTCTCGCTGGCTGATCCGGGACTCGAGGGGCACCTCGACGATGTCAATCTCGTGCTCAACTGCGCCGGGCCGTTCGTCGACACCCACGAGCCACTCGTGGCGGCCTGTCTCGACAGCGACACCCACTATCTCGACGTCACCGGCGAGATCGAGGTGTTCGAGTCGATCCGGGAAAACGACGACCGTGCCCGACGGGCGGATCTGACACTGCTCCCCGGCGTCGGGTTCGACGTCGTCCCCTCGGACTGTCTGGCTGCACACCTGGTCGAACGACTACCCGAGGCCGAATCGCTCGCGATCGGGTACCAGCCCGCGGGTGGGTTCTCGCCCGGAACACTGAAAACCGCTATCGCGGGGCTCGGCGAGGACGCCCTCGTCCGTCGGGACGGTGGCCTCGAACCCGCCACGGTCGGCCAGACGACTCGCGAGATCGACTTCGGCGACGGGCCGGTGCCGGCGATGACGGTCCCGCTCGGGGACGTCTCGACAGCGTATCACACGACCGGTGTCCCGAACATCGAGTGCTACCTCGCGGTCCCGCCGGGCGCGACGCGCTGGCTGCGCTACCAGCGCTATCTCGATCCCATCCTCGCGCTCGGCCCGGTGCAGACGTTGCTCGCGAAACTTGTCGATCGACTGATCGAGGGACCCGACGCCGAGACGCGGGCCGAGACGACGGCGACGCTGTGGGGGGAAGTCAGCAATGGGGACGCAACGCGGGTGTCGCGGTTGCGGACGCCGAACGTCTACCGGACGACGAAGCTCGCGGCCCTCGAGGTAGTCGAACGCGTGCTCGCGGGCGACGCGCCGGCCGGACACCAGACGCCGGCGAGTGCCTTCGGACCGGAGCTGATCCTCTCGATCGAAGGCGTCGAACGGATCGACGAGTGGCACCGATGA